A genomic window from Algoriphagus sp. Y33 includes:
- a CDS encoding OmpA family protein: protein MKNHFFWICALLLFGVSSCKSLQEKGNDQFLSGQYQYAINSFSQILADDPENVEANQVVAESYRLSNRIENAAPYYQKLVEENPTFDSYYRLGLSLKALDKDEEAKEAFEKAKGYTQDEAYLAETQRQLEAIKLAEGIADYWPNHVLANYKELNTAGPDYAPVISEDFLYFTSGRRASGLYPADGSPYTKLFRARAEGLRIDVSGAQPLPEFKNEEGLNQAAIAISPDGNTIIYARGNSTSDKDLPETALFVSYFRGGGFTQPIWMPVNEDETWWNSTPAFSEDGEELYFSSNRPGGFGGIDLYKATKLANGDFGNPTNLGPNINTPGNELFPRPMGDGKFFFSSDGHPGYGKLDLFVAEKDESGNQVIKNLGENFNSLNDDFALFFTEYPKSGFISSNREGGVGDDDIYFFEDKTPKPKIINVLLNVFTKQRVAGEDDAVLEQARVVLYDGNNKQAGGDFSNTNGRVRFTLTPDADFTIIASKNGYFSKSIPYTTRGKTPDISTLVQDVTNITLDTTIVLDQLVLDRSIVLENIYYDLDKAEIRADAAFELDKLVQILKDNPAIRIELSSHTDDRSSDAYNQNLSQRRAQSAVDYIVSQGIAEDRLVAKGYGESQLIIENASTEEEHQINRRTEFKVIEIKE from the coding sequence ATGAAAAACCATTTTTTTTGGATTTGTGCTTTACTTCTCTTTGGGGTAAGCTCTTGCAAAAGCCTTCAGGAAAAAGGTAATGACCAGTTTCTTTCCGGTCAGTACCAATATGCCATCAATTCCTTTTCACAAATCTTGGCGGATGACCCCGAAAACGTAGAGGCCAATCAGGTTGTTGCAGAGAGCTATAGATTGTCTAATAGAATTGAAAATGCAGCCCCTTATTATCAAAAGTTAGTAGAAGAAAATCCTACTTTTGACAGTTACTATCGTCTGGGATTGAGTTTGAAGGCTCTGGATAAAGATGAAGAGGCTAAAGAAGCTTTCGAAAAAGCAAAAGGCTATACGCAGGATGAAGCCTACTTAGCAGAAACGCAGCGTCAGCTTGAAGCCATCAAACTAGCTGAAGGGATAGCCGATTATTGGCCTAATCATGTACTGGCCAATTATAAAGAACTCAATACTGCAGGGCCGGACTATGCTCCTGTGATCAGCGAGGATTTTCTTTATTTTACTTCAGGGCGCCGGGCAAGTGGCCTTTACCCTGCTGACGGTTCTCCATATACCAAATTGTTCAGGGCAAGGGCAGAAGGACTTCGTATTGATGTAAGTGGTGCTCAGCCTCTTCCGGAATTTAAGAATGAAGAAGGGCTGAATCAAGCCGCAATCGCAATCAGTCCTGACGGTAATACAATTATCTACGCAAGAGGGAATTCTACTTCTGATAAAGACCTTCCCGAAACAGCGCTTTTTGTTTCATATTTCAGAGGAGGAGGATTTACACAGCCGATATGGATGCCGGTGAATGAAGACGAAACGTGGTGGAACTCTACCCCTGCTTTCTCAGAGGACGGGGAAGAATTATACTTTTCTTCCAATAGACCGGGAGGTTTTGGAGGAATAGACCTGTATAAAGCAACCAAATTGGCAAATGGGGATTTTGGGAATCCTACTAACCTTGGTCCGAATATAAATACTCCCGGAAATGAGCTTTTCCCTAGACCTATGGGGGACGGTAAGTTTTTCTTCTCATCAGATGGACATCCCGGCTATGGAAAGCTAGACCTTTTCGTGGCTGAAAAAGATGAGTCGGGTAATCAGGTTATCAAAAACTTGGGAGAAAACTTCAACAGTCTGAATGATGACTTCGCTCTTTTCTTTACAGAATATCCTAAATCGGGCTTTATTTCCTCTAACCGTGAGGGAGGGGTAGGCGATGATGATATCTATTTCTTTGAGGATAAAACCCCTAAGCCGAAAATCATCAATGTCTTGCTGAATGTATTCACGAAGCAGCGTGTCGCAGGTGAGGATGATGCAGTGTTGGAGCAGGCGAGAGTAGTGTTATATGATGGAAACAACAAGCAGGCTGGCGGTGATTTTTCCAATACAAATGGGCGGGTGAGATTTACGCTGACTCCTGATGCTGACTTTACCATCATCGCATCCAAGAATGGCTATTTCTCTAAGTCGATCCCTTATACTACAAGAGGCAAGACCCCGGATATCTCCACCCTTGTACAAGATGTGACCAATATTACGCTGGATACTACAATAGTGTTGGATCAGCTTGTACTCGATCGTTCGATAGTCTTGGAGAATATCTATTATGATCTGGACAAAGCTGAGATTAGAGCCGATGCAGCCTTTGAATTGGATAAATTGGTTCAGATACTGAAAGATAATCCTGCGATCAGAATTGAGCTTAGCTCTCATACAGATGACAGATCGAGTGATGCATATAACCAAAATCTATCCCAGCGAAGAGCCCAGTCGGCAGTTGATTACATCGTGTCTCAGGGTATAGCAGAAGATAGATTAGTAGCCAAAGGGTACGGTGAAAGTCAGTTGATCATAGAAAATGCATCCACCGAGGAAGAGCATCAGATAAACCGAAGAACTGAGTTTAAGGTGATAGAGATTAAAGAGTAG
- a CDS encoding YpdA family putative bacillithiol disulfide reductase, with product MTKIYEMLIIGGGPIGLACGVEAKKAGLDYVIIEKGALTNSIYNYPINMTFFSTSDRLEMAGIPFMSIGNKPNRTEALEYYRRIFSHFDLNVKLYEEVKVLEKKEREFYVKTSKGEYLTKNIVMATGFYDLPNLMNIPGEDLPKVHHYYKEPWPFINQKIVVVGGANSAVDAALETWRKGAEVSMVLLDEEVDQAVKYWVRPDIVNRIKEGSIKAFTKSKLKEIRKHEVVITTPDGDVTVENDFVLAMTGYKPNFGLLNQLGVNLSEDEKCQPQYNELSHESNVPGVYLAGVVCGGLNTREFFIENSVVHAETIVRDIVRKLEK from the coding sequence ATGACGAAGATATACGAGATGCTGATCATCGGCGGGGGACCTATTGGTCTGGCCTGCGGCGTAGAAGCAAAAAAAGCCGGGTTGGACTATGTGATTATAGAAAAAGGCGCACTGACCAATTCTATTTACAATTACCCGATCAATATGACTTTTTTTTCCACCTCTGACAGATTGGAGATGGCAGGGATCCCCTTTATGTCGATAGGAAACAAACCCAATCGTACCGAGGCATTGGAATATTACCGTAGAATTTTCTCCCACTTCGATCTCAATGTCAAGCTGTATGAAGAGGTAAAGGTTCTTGAGAAAAAAGAGAGGGAATTCTACGTCAAAACTTCAAAGGGAGAATACCTTACAAAAAACATAGTAATGGCCACAGGCTTTTATGATTTGCCAAATCTGATGAACATTCCAGGCGAAGACTTGCCAAAGGTTCACCACTATTATAAAGAGCCTTGGCCATTTATCAATCAAAAAATCGTGGTTGTAGGCGGAGCTAACTCCGCTGTGGATGCCGCATTGGAAACATGGCGGAAAGGTGCTGAAGTAAGCATGGTGCTACTCGACGAAGAAGTGGACCAGGCTGTAAAGTACTGGGTACGCCCGGACATTGTCAATCGCATCAAAGAAGGCTCTATTAAGGCTTTCACCAAATCAAAGCTCAAGGAAATCCGCAAGCATGAAGTGGTAATCACTACACCTGACGGCGATGTAACCGTAGAAAATGACTTTGTTCTGGCTATGACGGGCTACAAACCTAATTTCGGATTATTGAATCAGCTGGGCGTAAATCTGAGTGAAGATGAGAAATGCCAACCCCAGTACAATGAGCTAAGCCACGAATCGAATGTACCGGGAGTTTATCTTGCCGGCGTAGTTTGTGGCGGATTGAATACCCGGGAATTCTTTATCGAAAACAGCGTGGTGCATGCGGAGACTATTGTAAGAGACATTGTCAGGAAGCTAGAAAAATAA
- a CDS encoding NRDE family protein, whose protein sequence is MCLVAFSWKSHPTYPLIISANRDEFFWRPTQPIHLWESGIYAGKDLKSGGTWFGIHPNGRWSLLTNYRDFIHQRESKISRGKLVQNFLECQIDPEVYLKKIEQEKALYDGFNLLVSDGNRLFYYSNFGEKIREIEPGVYGLSNGLLDDPWPKSQLAQLQLDQLLTQQFDEDNLLEILKSTDAADPELLPFTGIPPAMESALSSQLIRINDNYGTVSATAVLQDKSGLTKLKERTFEWDYHKFEDRKFQFHPEKPMKNK, encoded by the coding sequence ATGTGTTTAGTAGCTTTTTCCTGGAAATCCCATCCAACGTATCCATTGATCATCAGCGCAAACCGTGATGAATTTTTTTGGCGTCCTACCCAACCCATTCACCTTTGGGAATCAGGAATCTATGCAGGGAAAGACCTAAAAAGCGGCGGCACCTGGTTTGGCATTCATCCCAATGGCAGATGGTCATTGTTGACTAACTACAGAGATTTCATACATCAGCGTGAATCAAAAATCAGTAGAGGAAAACTTGTACAGAATTTTCTTGAGTGCCAAATCGACCCTGAAGTCTACCTGAAAAAAATCGAACAGGAAAAAGCCCTTTATGATGGGTTTAATCTGCTTGTATCAGATGGGAATCGGCTTTTCTATTACAGCAATTTTGGAGAAAAAATCAGAGAAATCGAGCCTGGAGTCTACGGCTTGAGCAACGGACTGCTAGACGATCCTTGGCCTAAATCACAGCTGGCACAGCTACAGTTAGACCAATTGCTAACACAGCAATTTGATGAAGACAATCTGTTGGAGATTCTAAAATCTACAGACGCTGCAGATCCTGAACTCCTTCCCTTTACAGGAATTCCCCCTGCGATGGAAAGCGCACTTTCCTCCCAGCTAATTAGAATTAACGATAATTACGGCACTGTTTCCGCTACGGCTGTGTTACAGGACAAATCCGGATTGACCAAACTTAAAGAGCGGACTTTCGAATGGGATTATCACAAGTTTGAAGACCGTAAATTTCAGTTTCATCCGGAAAAACCTATGAAAAACAAATGA
- a CDS encoding alkene reductase codes for MNNDQPLLKPIILSGGLKLKNRVWMAPMTRSRADNPANKPFDIHEKYYSQRASAGLIITEGSQISKEGVGYINTPGIYSDAQIEGWKGVTKAVHEKSGHIFIQLWHVGRISHPDFHNGSLPLAPSAINPNEKSYTPEGFKETVTPKEMTRAEIKQTIEDFKNAGKNAMEAGFDGIEIHSSNGYLLHQFFNATSNVRRDEYGGSIENRAKILFEIIDALKEVMPEQKIGLRLNPSLNGVFGMTADEETIPTFEYIVKKLNDYDLAYLHLSEPFSDVSDIPYLVSHIAKHFRPLYKGTLVINAGFDREKGNKVIEAGDADAVAYGTLYISNPDLVERFAQHSELASPDKDTFYTPGEKGYTDYPSLEEIKVG; via the coding sequence ATGAATAACGATCAGCCACTATTAAAACCCATAATCCTATCAGGAGGGCTAAAATTAAAAAATAGAGTTTGGATGGCTCCAATGACAAGAAGCCGTGCTGATAACCCTGCAAATAAGCCATTTGATATTCACGAGAAATACTATTCACAGCGAGCTTCAGCCGGCCTAATTATTACCGAAGGCTCTCAGATATCGAAAGAGGGGGTAGGCTACATCAATACTCCCGGGATATATTCTGATGCACAGATAGAAGGATGGAAAGGTGTAACAAAAGCAGTCCACGAAAAAAGTGGTCATATATTCATCCAATTGTGGCATGTAGGTAGAATTTCCCACCCTGATTTCCACAATGGAAGCCTACCTTTAGCCCCATCGGCTATCAATCCCAACGAAAAATCCTACACGCCTGAAGGTTTCAAAGAAACTGTTACGCCAAAAGAAATGACACGGGCAGAAATCAAGCAGACGATCGAAGATTTTAAAAATGCAGGCAAAAATGCGATGGAAGCAGGGTTTGACGGAATAGAGATTCACAGCTCCAATGGATACTTGCTGCATCAGTTCTTCAATGCCACCAGTAATGTAAGGAGAGACGAATACGGTGGATCGATTGAGAATAGGGCAAAAATTCTTTTTGAAATCATCGATGCCCTGAAAGAGGTGATGCCGGAGCAGAAAATTGGATTAAGGCTAAACCCATCGCTAAACGGCGTTTTTGGTATGACAGCAGATGAGGAAACCATACCTACTTTTGAATATATCGTCAAAAAACTGAATGATTATGACTTGGCTTATTTGCATCTCTCGGAGCCATTTTCTGACGTTTCCGATATCCCTTATTTGGTAAGCCATATTGCCAAGCACTTTCGACCGTTATATAAAGGTACATTGGTCATCAATGCAGGTTTTGACCGGGAAAAAGGCAATAAAGTAATCGAAGCGGGTGATGCGGATGCCGTGGCTTATGGCACCTTATATATCTCGAATCCAGATTTAGTAGAGCGCTTTGCCCAACATTCGGAGCTGGCAAGCCCGGATAAAGACACGTTCTATACGCCTGGAGAAAAAGGATACACCGACTACCCTAGCCTTGAAGAAATAAAAGTTGGATAA
- a CDS encoding BlaI/MecI/CopY family transcriptional regulator, which produces MSKPTESELEILSLLWEMEEASVRQIHERLAETKDTGYTTTLKTMQNMYAKQMVSRNEEQRTHIYSPSTNQRDTQKSLLRNLVTTAFGGSAQKLVLQALGEEQPSKEELDEIRAFLDQLENKK; this is translated from the coding sequence ATGAGTAAGCCGACAGAATCAGAATTAGAAATACTTTCCCTATTATGGGAAATGGAAGAGGCCAGTGTCCGCCAGATTCATGAGCGGCTGGCTGAGACGAAAGATACCGGATATACGACCACGCTTAAGACCATGCAAAATATGTATGCCAAGCAGATGGTCAGCAGAAATGAAGAGCAACGGACTCATATTTACAGTCCGTCTACCAATCAAAGAGATACCCAGAAGTCTTTGCTAAGAAATTTGGTTACTACTGCATTTGGTGGCTCTGCCCAGAAATTGGTGCTCCAAGCATTGGGAGAGGAGCAACCTTCCAAGGAGGAACTGGATGAAATTCGAGCATTTTTGGATCAACTGGAAAACAAGAAATAA
- a CDS encoding M56 family metallopeptidase — translation MNLLNDWISESLLYAMGWTLVHSLWQLVLIGAALWLLLKVFHKSSPRIKYDFALGSLGVSLLCSIATFIYELASFSPSPLLERLAFEGIILSEIQASAGMGVEDVVLMMISWIELQLPLLVNFWFVGALLFLFRLFNSLSEVRMLRKSSANPQGFQLEKMLYRLMEKMNISKNVEIKLTSYGVSPITFGYLKPIILIPVGLIFQLTPGQLEAIIAHELAHVKRNDYLANLLQSAMEVLFFYHPCYWWMNQTVKELRENAADDIAVKIGISPQELAYSLAEVLNFSKQNPPELALAATGKRNPTLQRIKRILGHPAQTYPQNPIISIPMLLTLLLSAGLMAMAQQDVSVSVEKTKPISVDVNVNESQSVEIDRNVVTNLNQNINTEVNMSVDTIISSSDTLIIKNINKGSFVYQHNGRTIVLDSVPGLELTPMPPFPAEAMAPVMDFVMAPMPPMDFGMVPMMGFDMGSMPAVDFDMGNMPIMDFMVSPPVFDFSPAIYSPKDTVNMTKAEKDKWKQEMEKLAEGYAKKMKNWEDSMKPKLEAYEKKMEEWQKAYEPKMKEFDEKIEEWQRTHEPKMREFEAKMQAWQDANEPKMKEYEEKMKAWEKEMQPKMEEYQRKMEAWQNENAAKIEEYQKKLKQESEKKGDNN, via the coding sequence ATGAATCTTTTGAACGACTGGATTTCTGAAAGTTTGCTTTATGCCATGGGTTGGACACTAGTGCATTCACTTTGGCAGTTAGTGCTGATCGGGGCAGCTCTGTGGTTACTGCTGAAAGTTTTTCACAAGAGTAGTCCTAGGATCAAATATGATTTTGCTTTGGGCAGTTTGGGAGTCAGTTTGCTTTGTTCGATTGCCACGTTTATTTATGAACTAGCTAGTTTTAGCCCATCCCCGCTTTTGGAGAGGCTGGCATTTGAAGGAATTATACTAAGTGAGATCCAGGCTTCAGCAGGTATGGGAGTGGAGGACGTGGTCTTAATGATGATAAGCTGGATTGAACTACAGTTGCCGCTTTTGGTGAACTTCTGGTTTGTCGGCGCATTACTTTTTCTCTTTAGGTTATTTAATAGCCTGTCGGAGGTTAGAATGCTTAGAAAATCATCAGCTAACCCGCAGGGTTTCCAGTTGGAAAAAATGCTCTATCGGTTAATGGAAAAAATGAACATTTCGAAAAATGTGGAGATTAAACTTACCTCCTACGGCGTTTCGCCAATTACTTTCGGCTATCTCAAACCAATTATTCTTATTCCCGTAGGTCTTATTTTTCAACTTACTCCAGGCCAGTTGGAAGCGATCATTGCCCATGAGTTGGCACATGTGAAACGCAACGATTATCTGGCAAATCTTCTACAGTCTGCCATGGAAGTATTGTTTTTCTATCATCCGTGCTATTGGTGGATGAATCAGACAGTCAAAGAATTGAGAGAAAATGCTGCTGATGATATAGCCGTGAAAATCGGGATTTCACCTCAGGAATTGGCCTACAGCTTGGCTGAAGTATTAAACTTTTCAAAGCAAAACCCTCCTGAATTAGCTTTGGCGGCTACTGGAAAAAGAAATCCCACACTGCAGCGGATCAAACGAATTTTGGGTCATCCTGCCCAGACTTATCCACAAAACCCTATTATCTCTATCCCTATGTTACTTACACTATTATTGAGTGCTGGCCTGATGGCCATGGCACAGCAGGACGTTTCTGTCTCTGTGGAAAAAACAAAACCGATCTCGGTGGATGTAAATGTCAATGAGAGTCAGTCTGTCGAAATTGACCGGAATGTAGTTACTAATCTTAATCAGAATATCAACACCGAAGTCAATATGTCTGTTGATACGATTATCTCGAGTAGTGATACACTTATAATCAAGAATATTAATAAAGGGTCATTTGTGTATCAACACAACGGTAGGACTATTGTTTTAGATAGTGTGCCTGGCCTTGAGCTTACTCCTATGCCGCCGTTCCCAGCTGAAGCCATGGCTCCTGTTATGGATTTCGTTATGGCTCCCATGCCTCCAATGGATTTCGGGATGGTCCCAATGATGGGCTTTGATATGGGGTCTATGCCAGCAGTGGACTTTGATATGGGTAATATGCCAATTATGGATTTTATGGTTTCTCCACCTGTTTTCGATTTTAGCCCTGCTATTTATTCTCCGAAAGACACTGTAAATATGACTAAGGCGGAGAAGGATAAATGGAAACAAGAGATGGAGAAACTTGCTGAGGGGTATGCTAAAAAGATGAAGAATTGGGAAGACTCCATGAAGCCGAAATTGGAAGCTTATGAGAAAAAAATGGAGGAATGGCAGAAAGCTTACGAGCCAAAAATGAAGGAATTTGATGAAAAGATAGAAGAATGGCAGAGAACTCATGAGCCAAAGATGAGGGAGTTCGAAGCTAAGATGCAGGCTTGGCAAGATGCGAATGAGCCAAAAATGAAGGAATATGAGGAGAAGATGAAGGCATGGGAAAAAGAGATGCAGCCAAAGATGGAGGAATATCAACGTAAAATGGAAGCTTGGCAAAACGAGAATGCTGCCAAAATCGAAGAATATCAGAAAAAACTTAAACAAGAATCAGAGAAAAAAGGCGATAACAACTAG
- the mraZ gene encoding division/cell wall cluster transcriptional repressor MraZ: MFNSQYDCKLDPKGRLVLPAKIKAAIPEANGATLMLRMAEDRCLALYPMVEYKKLENQIKSLSIHNPEQRMLQRSFFNSVVDVELDSAGRLLIPKAYQTYAGLEKDVIVIGNGGRIEFWNQENYSKNIIVDPADLSSLMEKYLS, from the coding sequence ATGTTCAACAGTCAATACGATTGCAAGCTAGATCCCAAAGGGCGTCTGGTGTTGCCGGCCAAGATCAAGGCGGCAATTCCGGAGGCTAATGGAGCTACGCTTATGCTTCGAATGGCTGAAGATAGATGTTTGGCTCTTTACCCCATGGTAGAATACAAGAAACTTGAAAATCAAATCAAGTCTCTTTCTATTCATAATCCAGAGCAAAGAATGTTGCAGCGTTCCTTTTTCAATTCTGTAGTTGATGTAGAATTGGATAGTGCGGGCCGCTTGCTGATCCCAAAGGCTTATCAGACCTATGCCGGTCTTGAAAAAGATGTGATCGTGATAGGAAACGGAGGCAGGATCGAATTCTGGAATCAAGAAAATTATAGCAAGAATATCATAGTGGATCCGGCAGACTTATCCAGTCTGATGGAAAAATATCTCTCGTAA
- the rsmH gene encoding 16S rRNA (cytosine(1402)-N(4))-methyltransferase RsmH, with product MTESVYHIPVMLAKCTEGLSIDPNGIYVDVTFGGGGHSREILKYLDKGHLYAFDQDADAEANIPVNDNFTFIAANFRDLKKYLRLHGVKKVDGVLADLGISSHQIDEPSRGFSTRFSGSLDMRMNQSADVSAKEVLNTYDEGRLHKILGIYGEVKNAKTLAQAIVSERTAQPFETTEGFTAFLKRYAPRGKDFKYYAQVFQALRIEVNDEMGALEEMLLEAVEVLKPEGRLVVMSYHSLEDRLVKNLMIKGKFQGEVEKDFYGNLIRPLEPISRGAVVADAEEIASNPRARSAKLRIAKKTKG from the coding sequence ATGACAGAGTCGGTTTACCATATTCCAGTGATGCTAGCCAAATGCACTGAAGGCTTGTCTATTGATCCCAATGGGATTTATGTAGACGTGACTTTTGGTGGGGGCGGGCATTCAAGAGAGATTCTGAAGTACCTGGATAAGGGGCATCTGTATGCCTTCGACCAGGATGCGGATGCGGAGGCCAATATTCCAGTCAATGATAATTTCACCTTTATCGCCGCCAATTTCAGGGATTTGAAAAAGTACCTAAGACTTCATGGTGTGAAGAAAGTCGACGGTGTGTTGGCTGACTTGGGTATTTCATCTCATCAGATAGATGAGCCAAGCAGAGGGTTTTCTACCAGATTCAGCGGCAGTTTGGATATGCGTATGAATCAATCTGCCGATGTCTCGGCCAAAGAAGTGTTGAATACATACGATGAGGGCAGGCTTCATAAGATTCTCGGGATTTATGGAGAGGTGAAAAATGCCAAGACATTGGCCCAAGCCATCGTCTCTGAAAGGACAGCCCAACCATTTGAAACTACAGAAGGATTTACCGCCTTCTTGAAAAGATACGCTCCCCGCGGCAAAGACTTTAAATACTATGCTCAAGTCTTTCAGGCTTTGAGAATAGAGGTGAATGACGAAATGGGGGCATTGGAAGAAATGCTGCTGGAAGCAGTGGAAGTGCTAAAGCCGGAGGGCAGATTGGTGGTGATGAGCTATCATAGTCTAGAGGATCGATTGGTGAAAAACCTGATGATCAAAGGCAAATTTCAAGGTGAGGTAGAAAAGGATTTCTATGGAAATCTTATTCGGCCTTTGGAACCAATAAGCAGAGGGGCTGTGGTGGCGGATGCAGAGGAAATTGCCTCCAACCCAAGGGCTAGAAGTGCAAAGCTCAGAATAGCGAAAAAGACAAAAGGATGA
- a CDS encoding FtsL-like putative cell division protein, which produces MSNNTFKKKLKSGNKPKGGPRKSIFSWMEEKLDVTGVLGEGVPVQLVPPVGFVALLALIYIWSNHRAENMVRQIEKAQQEVEDLRADVTTLEAEYMLSSMQSEVAKRVAGKGIFELNQPPIKIEVEK; this is translated from the coding sequence ATGAGTAATAACACATTCAAAAAGAAATTGAAGTCGGGCAATAAGCCAAAAGGCGGTCCACGTAAATCCATTTTTAGCTGGATGGAAGAGAAGCTGGATGTCACCGGGGTTTTAGGTGAGGGAGTGCCTGTCCAATTGGTTCCGCCGGTTGGATTTGTGGCTTTATTGGCTTTGATCTATATCTGGAGCAATCACCGAGCAGAGAATATGGTGCGGCAGATCGAAAAAGCGCAGCAAGAGGTGGAGGATCTTCGTGCTGACGTCACCACGTTGGAAGCGGAATATATGCTCAGTAGCATGCAGTCTGAAGTAGCCAAGCGAGTAGCTGGTAAAGGAATATTTGAACTGAATCAACCACCGATAAAAATAGAGGTAGAAAAGTGA